A genomic stretch from Bacillota bacterium includes:
- a CDS encoding helix-turn-helix transcriptional regulator, giving the protein MELTKRQEAIMEIVKGNGPITSEQIADRLSLTRATLRPDLAILTMAGLLEARPRVGYFYSGKSPNRIVAQKLRRIEVGTVMSRPVVVRDDSSTHDAIVAMFLEDCGTLFVVDEQGFLQGVVSRKDLLKQNMGGPQDLQKLPVGIVMTRMPNIVTVEAGDSVWTAAKKLVVHEVDAVPVTRRAAKPDGKDGLQVVGRLSKTNIARLFVELGEST; this is encoded by the coding sequence TTGGAGTTGACCAAACGTCAGGAAGCGATTATGGAAATCGTCAAGGGCAACGGACCGATCACCAGCGAACAGATCGCCGACCGGCTTTCCCTGACCCGGGCCACCCTGCGCCCTGATTTGGCCATTCTGACCATGGCCGGCCTCCTGGAGGCCCGCCCCCGGGTCGGCTATTTCTACAGCGGCAAGTCTCCCAACCGCATTGTCGCCCAGAAGCTCCGCCGGATTGAAGTGGGAACGGTGATGTCCCGCCCCGTGGTCGTGCGGGACGATTCGTCGACCCACGACGCCATCGTGGCCATGTTCCTGGAGGACTGCGGCACGCTGTTCGTCGTCGATGAGCAGGGTTTCCTGCAGGGAGTCGTGTCCCGCAAGGACCTCTTGAAACAGAACATGGGCGGGCCGCAAGACTTACAGAAACTGCCGGTCGGGATCGTGATGACCCGGATGCCGAACATCGTCACGGTGGAGGCCGGGGACTCGGTCTGGACCGCGGCCAAAAAACTGGTGGTGCACGAGGTGGACGCCGTGCCGGTGACCCGGCGGGCGGCCAAGCCGGACGGAAAGGACGGCCTGCAAGTGGTTGGACGTTTAAGCAAGACAAACATTGCCCGGCTCTTCGTCGAACTCGGAGAGAGTACGTAA
- a CDS encoding pyruvate, water dikinase regulatory protein — translation MVYVVSDSVGETAEMVTRAAVSQFNHGQLEIRRVPYLNEPEDVREIVEEAAGFPSIIVFTLVQPNLREILVQEAATRNIKAVDVMGPLIEAMGTITTNAPRLEPGLMRKVDEEYFRRVEAIEFAVKYDDGKDPRGIIQADLVVLGVSRTGKTPLCMYLAHKRIKVANIPLVPEVAPPDEIFTLPPHRLIGLNVNPQQLVEIRRERLKALGLPADAGYASTERVLKELAHARKIFQRSGCSVIDVTNRAVEETAGKVLEIYHKGERYRSE, via the coding sequence GTGGTCTATGTGGTTTCCGATTCGGTCGGGGAAACGGCCGAGATGGTCACCCGGGCGGCGGTCAGCCAGTTCAACCACGGACAACTGGAGATCAGGCGGGTGCCGTACCTAAACGAGCCGGAGGATGTCCGCGAAATCGTGGAAGAGGCCGCCGGTTTCCCCAGCATCATCGTGTTCACGCTGGTGCAGCCGAACCTGCGCGAGATTCTGGTGCAGGAGGCCGCCACCCGGAACATCAAGGCCGTGGACGTCATGGGCCCGCTTATCGAGGCCATGGGGACGATCACCACCAACGCGCCGCGCTTGGAACCGGGCCTGATGCGCAAAGTGGACGAGGAGTACTTCCGGCGGGTGGAGGCCATTGAATTCGCGGTGAAGTACGACGACGGCAAGGACCCCCGCGGCATCATCCAGGCCGATCTGGTGGTGCTTGGCGTGTCCCGCACCGGCAAGACCCCGCTCTGCATGTACCTCGCCCATAAGCGGATCAAGGTGGCCAACATCCCGCTGGTCCCGGAGGTGGCCCCGCCGGATGAGATTTTCACTCTTCCGCCGCACCGGCTGATCGGGCTGAATGTCAACCCGCAGCAGTTGGTGGAGATTCGCCGGGAGCGCCTGAAAGCCCTGGGGCTGCCGGCGGACGCCGGCTACGCGAGCACTGAGCGGGTGTTGAAAGAGTTGGCGCACGCGCGTAAGATCTTCCAGCGTTCCGGCTGTTCCGTGATCGACGTCACCAACAGGGCGGTCGAGGAAACCGCCGGCAAGGTGCTGGAGATCTACCACAAGGGCGAGCGCTACCGGTCCGAGTAA
- the thpR gene encoding RNA 2',3'-cyclic phosphodiesterase, whose protein sequence is MNALRLFWAVNPPGGLKAELGRFQSGLQNLPVDMKWVEQENLHLTVKFLGGVDCSVVPVLTRAVSGSVSGLAPFTLELAGWGTFGRPPRVLWIGVGGALERFRELWVRVDRVLVPLGFPAEKSFSPHLTLGRLRSARNAAVLRERAQTLAAARGSWGSFTVDRVDLMQSTLTREGPVYRVVATVPLSGGSGQNQSRRVLQNQKSF, encoded by the coding sequence ATGAATGCGCTGCGCCTGTTCTGGGCCGTGAATCCGCCCGGCGGCTTGAAGGCCGAGCTTGGCCGGTTTCAGTCCGGGCTGCAAAATTTGCCCGTGGACATGAAATGGGTGGAGCAGGAAAACCTGCACCTGACGGTGAAGTTTTTGGGTGGAGTTGACTGTTCCGTGGTGCCGGTCCTGACCCGGGCTGTTTCCGGAAGCGTGTCGGGCCTGGCGCCGTTTACGCTGGAGTTGGCGGGGTGGGGCACCTTCGGCCGCCCGCCGCGCGTGCTCTGGATCGGCGTGGGGGGCGCGCTGGAACGTTTCCGGGAGCTGTGGGTCCGGGTGGACCGGGTGCTCGTTCCGCTCGGCTTCCCGGCGGAGAAATCTTTTTCGCCGCACCTGACCCTGGGACGCCTGCGGTCGGCCCGGAACGCGGCCGTCCTGCGGGAACGCGCCCAAACCCTAGCCGCGGCGCGTGGCTCTTGGGGCAGTTTTACGGTCGACCGGGTGGACCTGATGCAGAGCACCTTAACCCGTGAAGGCCCGGTATACCGGGTGGTTGCGACGGTTCCCCTGAGCGGCGGCTCAGGGCAGAACCAGTCTAGGAGAGTGCTGCAAAACCAGAAATCGTTCTAA